One Cryptomeria japonica chromosome 9, Sugi_1.0, whole genome shotgun sequence genomic window carries:
- the LOC131059199 gene encoding ethylene-responsive transcription factor FZP-like, whose product MDTLLVQSGSQEFGEEKQQNQLLKLKLKKFNYRGKKNRYIGVRRCPWGRYDAEIRDPESKRHQWLGTFDTAEEAANAYDIAATSMKKKKKKLIIDIHCHAIYLKKIFSHLQNRNRVPN is encoded by the coding sequence ATGGACACATTGCTAGTGCAGTCAGGTTCTCAAGAGTTTGGAgaagaaaaacaacaaaatcagcttctaaaattgaaattgaagaaaTTCAACTATCGTGGAAAGAAAAATAGATACATAGGTGTCAGGAGATGTCCATGGGGTCGATATGATGCAGAAATTAGAGACCCTGAATCTAAGCGACATCAGTGGCTTGGCACATTTGATACGGCTGAAGAAGCAGCTAATGCTTATGACATAGCTgctacatcaatgaaaaaaaagaaaaaaaaattgattatagaTATTCATTGTCATgcaatctatttaaaaaaaatattttctcatCTTCAAAATAGGAATCGAGTTCCAAACTAG